Below is a genomic region from Drosophila kikkawai strain 14028-0561.14 chromosome X, DkikHiC1v2, whole genome shotgun sequence.
CTGTCCAATAAATATATCCAGAACGGTTTATGTGAATGTATCTCTCGCATGTGGAATAATGCATTATGTAGGGAGGCAGGCCTAAGTGGCCTGCAAAGTTTTCCTAATTTGCTTACAACTTTTGCCCTTGTGGCCTTTTCATGCTTGGCCTACCTGTGGAACCTTTTAAATTCGAATTAAGCGGCCTAATTCGATGCTGGCCGAGGGTTCTGAGAAGCTGGGGAATTCGAGGTTTCAGGGAGTTTTCAGTGGTTTCCcggaattttaaaaaaaaaacaatttctttCTAAGTAATGTAAggaattaaattgaatattttattgaatattttaatatttttatattttaatatttaaagcaaacCAAAGTCTGTTACTGTTTTGCTGAAAATcaacagaaaaatattttaaaaaaatatacgtttattctttaaaaattaattcctATACAATTTTTCACAGCCTTAAATTCAAGACCTTTTTAAAGACCCATTTCAAAAAACAAATCCCAACTTATGCAAGTTTTTAAGAACACTTTTCTGGTTTGTAAACCTGCATTACTGCTGGCTGCTACACGAGTATGTACACGGTTTTgcaactttttgttttgcagCATGTGTAATTTAATTTGGGGCTCCATTTAGTCCATTCCCGCCGTCATTCCCCAATTCCGCGAATCCCCGTGGCCTCCACTCCGCGCTCCAGGGCCACCAGAAACACACGGTCACCTTCCCACATTCATGGCAATCATCACGCATACGCACCGAGCGCACGTTACTTTCCTCGTGGCAGCAGCAAGTCTGTGCTGTCAGCTTCTCATATCGATAATATTAACTGGAATCTAGCTggatatataatatagaaaactggttaattttatatttttttaatttttataaattaattatatatatttttagtggCTCTTAGCCTATTCCAAGAATTTACAAGCGGATTCCCAAAGCCAGAACCATTTGGGAATTCTAGCGGCACAAATTTCGAAAAGAAAACCATTAGATtagtttcttaaaaattattttaatttaatatctaAAAAGCTAAAGCCAACTTTTATGTGAAAAATACCCCTAAACAGGCAACACCGCTGCGGCATCGACATAGGCAGCGACGTCAGCTCAGCGGGACATGCGCAGTGGGCGGCCTTTGGACAAGAATCCAACAAGTGCGGCATGGACTGCTGTTCGGGCTGCCTTTCGGCTCGGCCCACTTCCAGCCCCCAGAGCGTAGGAATTTCAACACCACCACGCGTATTGCAGTGGCGACTGTGCGGGGATGTAGCGCCTCAGCAGGAACGGGGCTTGGGGGTGGAGTGCACAGAGAGAATACAGAATATTAGGAAAACTTCGGAATgaattgtataatattttataatttataaaatatttttaaaatttttgcttACCTTATTTAGTggtatttctaaaatataaatagagtGCACAGGGAGAGATGTacatagaaaatattataaagaaCGCTGAACtaattttgttgtatatttttaaaaattttttagaaccttttttaatgatatttctaaaataaaaaagggagggcacagagagaaatagtCTTATATAATTCAATTTCTCCTAATTAGcaacaaattttctttaatagttttgctacgattttttttactattttcttttgatttttatcCTTTCAATGATAAAAAATCAATCTCTCCGATATTATTTTGgctatatttttctctctgtgtggcTGGTTCGCTGCTGCGGCATGGTGTGGCCATGGTGTGGTGGAGTATGGTCGGTTGGCTGGCGTCCTTTGGTTTTGCTGCTTGGCGCGACGACTACAAAAATCAGTCACACCACGGCCAGCGCGCAGCTAGCACAGCCAGAGCAAAAGCAGGAGGCACACCAAGGCGCAGCACAGGAGcggcaagagagagagagtcctTAGCCTGCAACTGACCACGAGAGCTAAATCGAGCCCGAGCCTGAGCCAGAGCCTGTGCCTGAATTCCTGAATCCTGAATCTAGAGCCCAAAATACAAAGCTCTGGCAGTTACTGTTAATTTCAAGCGTTACCTATGTTTCGtagcttgttgttgttgttttttttgtttgtttaaaaaagaACACACGCTTTGATACataagaaataagagaaaatagTGGTAATTTGGCAAGTGAAAAGCAAGAGAAGGAGAGAGTGAACAATGTCAAGCAGAATGCAAGGGAAAGCAACGTTGATTAACTGAAATAAGCAACAATAATTAGTGGACTAAGAGGTAAGTTTAAGTTAAagaaaatacacacacacatgtgtgtaTAACATTGTTTTCgtgtgtatttttattattttttttttttggctcgtTCTTAACGATTTTTCCAGTGACCTTGTTGCGTACGCCAGAGCGTACAAATTCGGTGGGGGAGTGAGAgtgtgcgtatgtgtgtgtgtgtcattGCTGCTTAGCCTTGTCCCTCCCCCTTTTATCCACATTtcgcatacacacacacacacacacacacacacacttacttgcgtgtgtgtgtgccttctGCGCATATATTTCTGGGCCGAAAtttttgtagcatacttttcagcGAGAGCCTGAGGAATTTATGCGGgagtgttgttttttgttttttttttttggttggaGAACAAAAAACCCGACATTCAAGGCATTTCACTTAGCATATTGCTTGTTCCcgggtttttgttgttgtttttggcatTCCAAACAGCGTGTTTATGTGTGTATACGCCACAGCTGCGGTTAAGTTATTAGCTTCCAAGAATAAAAAAACCTAAATGACTTGTCTCTATGGTAGAAATAGTTTTCTATAGAATGTGGGGAATAAAATAGTATTTTAAACtcaatatatgaatatatgttttagtttaaatattttattttgatttatataagTGAGATCTCATATAACAATTGTTTTCCATGAAATTGTGTTATTTTAgacattaaaaatgtttatgcatgtttaatatattatattttaggaAATTAAAACTGCTCCTTTCTTTCtatcttaaaaaaatgaaattattataagtttttattcaaattaaatacataacaAACTATTTTACTCTATATATTATgttgaaaactttaaaatctcgtttgtttatttacctatatttattagaaatttatttttccccaTCCGAAaccttaataataaataataattaataaaataaaaataaaataataagaatatCTCATCTTATCTTATACTTATCATTGATCTTTGGAgaatttctaaaattattttaaaaatagttattaTAAAAGTAGTTGCAATCCTAATGCCTTGTTAGCCACTGtattatgtgtatatatgtatatttggcCGGGAATGTTGATATCCGAATGATAAGACCCATTGGGCATCAGCCTTTGTGGCCTGGCCTTGGATGTACGGGATTATCTATGTACGTATGCCCTGCTGATAATGTGGCTTCGGCTTGTTGTCAGGGAATGCAATTGCCGAGccttttattgattttaagaTGGGCCTCTAGATGGAGGAGACCATCTCCTTTTGGCTCTTGCTGCTGCAGTGGCACGTGCACTCCCGCTTAGGGAGTAGGGAGTAGGAGGgagactgactgactgacagcCTGGCAGACACTTTAAGTGGCCTGAGTGGTGACAGGAGAGCTTTTTTAGAACAAAAAGCTGGTGAAGATGAGCAGGAGTCCCTCTGTTTCCATTCTCTTAAGcctttccctttttctttttcgcttAATTCAGCAAAGGAGATGCGCTTGGCAGGACGATAAATACGGAATGCCTGCCAGCTACACGTTGAGAAAtgctttgtttattattttatttgttttatatggCATTGTTATGGGACTCCCTTTGGGCATTTCACAAACAACAGACTAAAGCAGGAAATATACGTATATTTCCGGTATAAGCTTTCCTTAAGGAGAGGCTGCAAAACGGgtcacttttcaaaaaaattagctGTGGCGCAATGGCTAAAGTTAggttaatgaattaaataccatatagtAAGACAATATTTTAACGACCTCtgttcaactccgcataattttgtcaattttgtTATGATCGATGTGaaacttttacaaaatattcttaagatattggacattcataataaaaatttaaaacatttattaaacaaaaattaaataccataacaTCTCCTTTAAGTCTCTCCTCTTAATGCGCGGAAGTTCAGCCAAAATTTCGTATAAATATCAACTTCTGGCTGATTTTTACCATTTAGTTctctttttaaattgaaaagctttacatttttcacTTGCTAAACCTCTTTTGGGCCAAGAACTTCTCAAGTAACTGACCAGCAGGCCATTTGAAACCTTGCAATCATAAAACGAAGAACGTGGCCACGCGCCTCATCTCCGGATGATTTCATTTTTCGGTTAATGACAGTCTCGCTCCAGCAAACCCTTGACTATTTTTAACCTCGAATCGGAAGGGAACTCAAAATGGGCAAGGAACTAGGAGAGAAAGGGGAAATGGgagtgggaatgggaatgggaatgggaatggtaAAGGGAGTGCGCCTGTCACATCCAGGCTGATGTCATTTCGCGGAGTCTGCGGTCTGTGGGCGGCAAAGTGGCATCCCTTCAATGagtttttccttcttctttttgttgttgttgtgtgggGTAAGTGCATCCGTAGCCTTGACATGATTCGCCCTGACGGCGACGGCTAGTGGTGGATGTTAAGTGGGTAGTTGTGGGTGGGTAGGGGGGCAGAGCCCAGTGGTCCACTGACCAGAGGTATGTGTGTGCGCGAAAACTTTTTTAGAGGGCTTAACAAACACTTTGCTTTAAGGACATGGACCAGAAATTTAGGGTTTTCAAGggagaaaatgtattaaaaatatataaaaactatttttatttgtgaAGATAAATAGACAAGAGGCAGCTGCACTCCCTAAGAGCTCTTATTTTATATGTACATCCCTCGAGGTCGACATCAAGGTCCTTGATTCGAGTGCTATTAGAGATATTAAAGTGGGTTCCTTCGCGCCTGCACTGGGTAATCCCTCACTTAAGGTACGACTCACCTTGGGCACCCTTAATTGGTGCTAAAATTACTTGACTAACTCTCAGCCTGAAGATTAATCCGATGACGAATGATGATGGTTCGTTCCCCTGTTGTCGAGGAGGTTCCTCCTCAATTGGCCTTGGGGGCCACATCCACGTGGGGCATTATCGAGGGATTGGCATGCCAAGtactgaatatatatattttattggcaTTCTTTGGAGACAGACTCACGGACGCCCCCACTGGAAGTATATTTGTTGACGTCAATGGGGGTgttggtatatatatatttgcaatttGTGATTTgcaactttaaaatatatattgtgccTCCGCTTTGACATTCAATTTTCTGGGCTTTGGTCTCCTCGGGATGCCAAACCGATTATATTGCCAGCGGCAAGGTCATTGGGCAAACAAAGAGAAGGCCAAGAGAGAGTTGACTGACTGGCTTGAACCCccgaaaatatttgtatttcttttggCTCCAAGGGGACACGATTAATTTTGATGGGGAAAACGAGGAGAAGGATCAGActgaaatttaaacaaatactAGAAAAGGGGAAAgataataagtaaaataaataagtaaagaaaaaattaaataaataaataaataaatacaaaaataaaaacaattgcctacttttaaggtttttggttATAATTCCCAACGGGTTCTAGTTCTGATTTAGGGTAATATTTAgggtttatatttaaagacaTCTTTATCCGTAGCATACACAATCCAACTCCAGGATGTCGGACCAACAGAAAGCCTCCCTGTGTCCCCGGCTGGTGGACTACATGGCCATTGTGGGTGCCCATACGACGCCGCCGATGCCAAAGGGGCTGCAGGGCCTCAAGGCCCCGCCCGTGCAGGTAAGCAGCCATCAATGGttaccttaaaaatatatatatatacaattctATGAATTATGGCTTAGGTGCCGGATCTGCTACGTCGCTACCCGCCCTCGGACCATGCCGACTTCCCGCTGCCCCTGGACATGGTCTACTTTTGCCAGCCGGAGGGCTGCACCAGCGTTGGACCGCGACGCACTGGCTCCGCCATCCGAGACATGACCTCCTTTGTGTTTGCCCTGACGGACAAGGACTCGGGAAAGACACGGTATGGCATCTGTGTAAACTTCTATCGACCCATCGAGCGTCCCAGCACGGTGGCAGCGGGCGCTGGTGGTGATCGAGCCGGCAATGGTGGACCTGGTGGTCATGGTGGAGCCGGTGGTGCGGGCGCTGGTGGCGGCGCCGGCGGCGGTGGACGCGGTGGCCGGCGGTCCTCGGCCTTTCGGCGCGAATCGTGGCGAAAGAGCATGGAGCGCAGCTCCGACTCGGCATTTAGCAGGCAAGTGTTGTGTGTTTGCCAGCGGAGTGGACACCTAGAGGGGACTACTCCCGGGTGTGCTCCGGTGGAGCGACGCCAGTCTAACCTATCTCAAACCATTTCCATAATAGTTACGGCCTCTTAACTACTTCTAGCGACTACAGAAGTAACGTAGCGCCCAGCGATTCGGACCGTGAACTCACCTCTCGCCGGGATTCCGACCAGCAGCGCCTCCACTCGCATCAGTCGCAGTCCCACCACTCGCAGCAGTCCCAAtcccagtcgcagtcgcaTCATCCGTCGGCGGCGGCAGTGCCGAAACTGGGCCTAATGGCCCCATCCGCAGACTCCGAGTCCGGTGGCAGTCATTCGCCATCGCCGCGCGCCTCGCGGAAGCGGACGAAGCTGCGCAACCAGTCGCTGACCTCGCTGTGCATCATCTCGCATCACCCGTTCTTTACCACCTTCCGCGAGTGCCTCTTCATCCTGAAGAAGCTGATCGATGCCTGCAACGAGTCCTCGTCACCCAAGCGAGTGGGTGCCTCGCAGAAGGTCAACAGGGACAATGTGTGGACGGTGCTGACGGGACATGCCAGCGAGGCGACGCCCTCGATCGTTCTGCATGATGTGCGGGAGATTGAGACGTGGATATTGAGGCTTCTGTCCACGCCGGTGCCAGTGCCGGGGTCCACGCGAGTCGAGGTGAGTTGGTaggaatttttaagatttttttggGCGTTTAAAAACAGTCACAGCgcgtatacttgatatttattaaataaaatattactcatacgccatgtattatttttatttataaaaaataactatttagatagaaaatttataaaaaaaataacaataaatctGTAAGAGAGtttgagaaaataaagaatttttcCTAGAAAGTTTCAAGTCTAAAAAGTAATACACCTGGCCACCTGTTgccaaaattttaatttagaatctaaaattctatattattttttgttccctTTAAGGTGGAGGTGCTCTCACCGACGGTGCACGAACCCCTGCTGTTCGCCCTGCCCGACCACACTCGATTCTCGCTGGTGGACTTCCCCCTCCATTTGCCTTTGGAGCTGCTCGGCGTGGAGACCTGCCTGAAGGTCTGGACACTGATCATGCAGGAGAACAAGGTACTGTTCCAGTCGCGTGACTATAATGCCCTCTCCATGTCGGTGATGGCCTTTGTCACGATGCTATATCCGTTGGAATACATGTTCCCGGTGATACCGCTGCTGCCCACCTGTCTCAGCTGTGCAGAGCAGCTGCTCCTGGCGCCCACGCCCTTTGTGATAGGTGTGCCAGCCTCGTTCCTGGTCTACAAGAAGAATTTCCGGTAAGCTAAATAATTGGTATACCAAATACTTATTGGTAACTCTCTGTGGGGTTTTTCCAGCTTACCTGATGACATTTGGGTTGTGGACTTGGACTCCACCAAACTGACGCCGCCAACGGGTGGCTACGAGGAAATACCACCGCTACCTGAGCCCGAGGGCACCATCCTGAAGAATCACCTCAAGCAGGTAAGCCCCCTGGATCCGCTAAGATCATCCCGAAAGTAACCcctgtatataaaataatctgAAAGAGAATACGGTATTCGAATGCTGGAAATTCATCCATAAAGTCAGGAAAATGTGATTCAAACTTTGTTTTCCAATGAAGAAGTGACTGGACAGCAATTCCAGATACTTgtctactttatttttaatttcttgttgGGGTCACAGTTCAATTTTGGCATGAATGCAAAATACTAGTTGGGGCAGGGTCACTGCAGGGTTTCCAGACAGAGCTGGCACTTCTTGAGTAGATCACAGCTCCGGTCATACAGCTCAGCGTCCAGTTGGCGCAACTCATGTTCCTGGCCTTCGGTGGGATTGAGGAAACGCTGGAGCTTGTCCACCTCGTTGCGCATCTTGAACACAATGCCGGGCAGCAGGGCCTGTGCCTTCTTCACCACCTGCTCTTGGACGTGGAGCTGGCGCTGGTCGGCCCCCTCACTGCGGAATCTCTCCAGACGCTGCCGTTCTATCTCGCCCTCGTTCTCATAGTGAATCTTCTGCTGCAGCAGGTTCTCCAGCAGGGCCCGGTAGACGAtcagctgctccagccgcGGGTCCGTGAAGCTGGCCTCCGAGTCGCGGCGTCCGAAGCGCAGCTTGGCCGGATTTCGGGGGTCAACGGCCTGCACGGCGGACATCAGGGCAATGTGGGGACTGTACATGACTCTTTACACTGCAAAAAAACTGGTCGAGAACTGGACTGCTGTTGAGTCAATACTTTGAGTGGGAAAACAAAGGTTGTCTgtgaaatttcaaaaatttactGGGTGAATTTCTagcatagaaaaaatataagatttaTAAATGTGTGTTCATTGATCATTGAATATTTCAAATGCATTTGCTCCACttcaactttattttaaatatctaaaaaaaagaaagaaaattaattcgAAGAGCAAATGCATTGGTTTACCTAACGCTGCTATCGTTTATCGTTGTCACAAAATCGTTATCGCTGCTCATTAATCGACTTTGGTGTGATTTAAttcgatatataaatataaatctaattGTGAATGGAGACTCctaatgaatatttataaagaaagcTGTTCGGCagtgttttaatttgattttttaatatatatctattttttaaataaaaaattcccCCCCACTGAGAAACTTCTGCAAAACACTTGTacaactctctctctctctctctacctCTCTCTTACTTACtttctttgtgtttttgcttttctttctgCGCCTATATATCGATGTGTGCCCCATCTCTGTCTCTACTTTATGGCTATAATACTTTTGACACTCATGCATtatctattatatatatgatatatatacaaatgtatattGTTATACTTGATCACAActtgaacaacaacaacaacaactacatcaatatcaacatcaacaacaacaactatcgttaaacaacaacaaccacatgGGCAGGCAATGCTATTGATGGACGAAGCTGGACTTGGTGTAAATATCGTTCGCAATCGAGTTTATCTACGTTTGGTTTATCGTTTATGGTTTATcgtttttatggttaaatTTGAGTTGAAAGCGTTTGTACATACTAAAACATAATccataaaaatatactaactccAGATCTGAgactatatataatatatatatgaggCCAGAGAGCACTAACCGCATGCCTACATTAGAGCTGAGAAAGTTGATATCAAATCCATCGATAACTTCGATTCCTTGTCATCAGTCATTATCCATAAACCAAGGCCTAGGTTTTGGGATTTCCCTACGCGATATATGTGATATATCTGTCCCTATATACTACCTATATATATCTCTCGCTGTCTTTAGTACTATGTGTTTCGTGTGCATGCCTCTTTCTCGCGCTCTCtatgtctctctctctccccaaCTCCTTCTCTGTAAATTCCAGTAACTGAAGTAGCCTCAAGACCCTTGAAATAAGTATCCCTTGTACAAGAATCCCATAGTTAGCCCAGTTGAAGGACCCATTTAGAGATTACTCCGGGAAGATCAGAGCGCTTACTGATGATATCCTTCCGATACCGCTCCACAGGCTCTTACCTCGATGACGGCCACCAATCAGGCGGTGTCCTCGCAACAGCTTTTACCTTCGGTGAGGGACAGTCTCCAGGAGCCACCGCTGCTGGGGTAAGTAATACATACtagagctggaaataaatcattttttttattttaaaaataattttcccaCCGAAAACAGGGTATCCCAAGTGCGACTTCCTCTGCAAACGCCACCGCACTCGGCCCAGGCTAGCCAACGGAACTCCGTGTCCAACCAGGGCGCCCTGAACTCCCGTCAGCCCAGTCCCATGAACTCGCCGGCCCTCAATCCCTTTGTCTATGGCACCGATGTGGACTCTGTGGACGTGGCCACCAGGGTGGCCATGGTGCGCTTTTTCAACGCCCAGAATACGCTGGCCAATTTCGCGGAACACACCCGGACACTGCGTCTGTATCCGCGTCCCGTGGTGGCCTTCCAGATCAACAGTTTCCTCAGGTCCCGGCCACGGGCCTCGGTGTTCCTGAATCAATTCGCCCGGACCCAAGCGGTGGAGTTCCTGGCGGAATGGTCGCTGACGCCCACAAATGTGGCCTTTCTACGTGTCCAGACTGGCGTGATGGACCCGATGCAGGTGGGGGACAAGCCCAAATGGTTTGCCCATGCCCTGACACCCATTAGGTTTTCGGTTTGGGACGATGGCAGCTCCCTGAACGGTGCCCTGCGCTCGCTGAAGCAACTGGAGTGCCAGCCGACGGACGAGAGCGGCTCGGACTCGGAGGGAGcggacagcagcagctcctcgtACAGCTCCCTGAGTGACTTTGTCTCGGAGATGGCCTCCTCGGATCTGTCGCCCAGCCTCCATGACGTTTTTGGCTCTTACAATCGGCCGCATGTGGTGCCGCAGACGCTGTCCTCGAATCTGGATCCGGCTTTGGTGTATCATCCGCCCAGCAAGCTGCAGTATCCCGAGGGCACGGCCGATGCGGCGGCGGCCATCAAAGCTCAGGAAGAGGAGGATGATGAGGATAGGGCGGATAGTCCGGTGTCCTCGTCCTCCAGTCGCTCGGATCTCAGTTCGCCCAGCTTCAATCGCGACTCGGAGTTTGATTTCCAGCCAAAGGGACAGGCGGGTTCGGTGGGTGCGGGAGGTGCAGGGGTATCTGGCCCCAGCTTCGAGCTGGCCACACCCTTGGCCATGCGTCTGGAGGCTACCATTAAGATGGCCAGTATCGAGCAGGAGCCGGACAcggtcagcagcagcagcggcaagccGATGACAAAGCTGCAGCGTCATCCCAGTGACTCGGAGCGGCATGAGAAGAAGATTCCGGTAGGCTCAAAGGGTTACAATCGGGGAACAAATTCTAgttttttctgtttatttagCCACCACTGACGCCTCCCGTCAAGCAGCCCAGTGTGAGCAACATCCTGGCCAGGACGGGCAGCTCTGGCTCCAGCTCGAGCAG
It encodes:
- the Rab3-GEF gene encoding MAP kinase-activating death domain protein isoform X9; translated protein: MSDQQKASLCPRLVDYMAIVGAHTTPPMPKGLQGLKAPPVQVPDLLRRYPPSDHADFPLPLDMVYFCQPEGCTSVGPRRTGSAIRDMTSFVFALTDKDSGKTRYGICVNFYRPIERPSTVAAGAGGDRAGNGGPGGHGGAGGAGAGGGAGGGGRGGRRSSAFRRESWRKSMERSSDSAFSSDYRSNVAPSDSDRELTSRRDSDQQRLHSHQSQSHHSQQSQSQSQSHHPSAAAVPKLGLMAPSADSESGGSHSPSPRASRKRTKLRNQSLTSLCIISHHPFFTTFRECLFILKKLIDACNESSSPKRVGASQKVNRDNVWTVLTGHASEATPSIVLHDVREIETWILRLLSTPVPVPGSTRVEVEVLSPTVHEPLLFALPDHTRFSLVDFPLHLPLELLGVETCLKVWTLIMQENKVLFQSRDYNALSMSVMAFVTMLYPLEYMFPVIPLLPTCLSCAEQLLLAPTPFVIGVPASFLVYKKNFRLPDDIWVVDLDSTKLTPPTGGYEEIPPLPEPEGTILKNHLKQALTSMTATNQAVSSQQLLPSVRDSLQEPPLLGVSQVRLPLQTPPHSAQASQRNSVSNQGALNSRQPSPMNSPALNPFVYGTDVDSVDVATRVAMVRFFNAQNTLANFAEHTRTLRLYPRPVVAFQINSFLRSRPRASVFLNQFARTQAVEFLAEWSLTPTNVAFLRVQTGVMDPMQVGDKPKWFAHALTPIRFSVWDDGSSLNGALRSLKQLECQPTDESGSDSEGADSSSSSYSSLSDFVSEMASSDLSPSLHDVFGSYNRPHVVPQTLSSNLDPALVYHPPSKLQYPEGTADAAAAIKAQEEEDDEDRADSPVSSSSSRSDLSSPSFNRDSEFDFQPKGQAGSVGAGGAGVSGPSFELATPLAMRLEATIKMASIEQEPDTVSSSSGKPMTKLQRHPSDSERHEKKIPPPLTPPVKQPSVSNILARTGSSGSSSSSPGRQSSQSSLFENFASHAKELVRETTRQSSQEGLLAHVDKFTLHAKKAAGEASKQALEVSKQAAGVSKNTLEDLTYVGKSTLGDLTKTAKEAATKKGIIKIEEHPGGGDPMAAVSMAPPKVPGSQLATQKQVQQSGGSGGGGGNNFFSSIGTDFNGLASSTSTMFSGMFGKKNQQKQAPVPHKPAASVGGSVKSKTGINFDPFPGRKGLVERTPLIKHSGPRQTQEELTRQQNQERSHSNAENQAFLKDVTNQVLAGEGVGWLKLNRFKKLMEDESYRTLVLSKLNKTLDKKIAPDDHIDDVCVTKPVWKGMLKCVQAIAGGLDVTFGNFGLGGMASVFQLMEVAHTHYWSKEIHEGSDMSSSLLSSHAASPMGSRENLRSPSSPNGSHSGLGSEWASPQESRKSSTAHPMPASGGAPPNRRLSSTDSQDGQSTTEMFKDMLSQKRSALKNMLTSFDSDTTTSKDSKKSTGNLWSGKSTLSAGFRYTGGHLINTSSSPSPDSPRVYLFEGLLGKDRLNLWNQMQFWEDAFLDAVSQERDMIGMDQGPIEMMERYKSLSESERKRLEHDEDRLLSTMLYNLTAILVMLNVTKDEIRRKIRRLLGKSHIGLVYSQEVHNVVDQINNLNGNDIDLKPLGSRLLHRQSFTVHQGTDVNGPLRFMEVRDDGLVLRSVDGTIVERWWYERLVNMTYSPKTKLLCLWRRNGGQTQLHKYYTRKCKELYNCIKEAMERGGTPTNVPELGGEFPVQDMNTGEGGLLQVCLEGVGLLFSNSKFFVRLDHIRKCFTQKGGIFVLEEYNPKTRNLIQRKYQSSMASEIVLSFHRVTSVQFAYICHLNGSSTARYRGTVTAKEPSGSLELEQAAPRE
- the Rab3-GEF gene encoding MAP kinase-activating death domain protein isoform X8, with product MSDQQKASLCPRLVDYMAIVGAHTTPPMPKGLQGLKAPPVQVPDLLRRYPPSDHADFPLPLDMVYFCQPEGCTSVGPRRTGSAIRDMTSFVFALTDKDSGKTRYGICVNFYRPIERPSTVAAGAGGDRAGNGGPGGHGGAGGAGAGGGAGGGGRGGRRSSAFRRESWRKSMERSSDSAFSSYGLLTTSSDYRSNVAPSDSDRELTSRRDSDQQRLHSHQSQSHHSQQSQSQSQSHHPSAAAVPKLGLMAPSADSESGGSHSPSPRASRKRTKLRNQSLTSLCIISHHPFFTTFRECLFILKKLIDACNESSSPKRVGASQKVNRDNVWTVLTGHASEATPSIVLHDVREIETWILRLLSTPVPVPGSTRVEVEVLSPTVHEPLLFALPDHTRFSLVDFPLHLPLELLGVETCLKVWTLIMQENKVLFQSRDYNALSMSVMAFVTMLYPLEYMFPVIPLLPTCLSCAEQLLLAPTPFVIGVPASFLVYKKNFRLPDDIWVVDLDSTKLTPPTGGYEEIPPLPEPEGTILKNHLKQAMLLMDEAGLGALTSMTATNQAVSSQQLLPSVRDSLQEPPLLGVSQVRLPLQTPPHSAQASQRNSVSNQGALNSRQPSPMNSPALNPFVYGTDVDSVDVATRVAMVRFFNAQNTLANFAEHTRTLRLYPRPVVAFQINSFLRSRPRASVFLNQFARTQAVEFLAEWSLTPTNVAFLRVQTGVMDPMQVGDKPKWFAHALTPIRFSVWDDGSSLNGALRSLKQLECQPTDESGSDSEGADSSSSSYSSLSDFVSEMASSDLSPSLHDVFGSYNRPHVVPQTLSSNLDPALVYHPPSKLQYPEGTADAAAAIKAQEEEDDEDRADSPVSSSSSRSDLSSPSFNRDSEFDFQPKGQAGSVGAGGAGVSGPSFELATPLAMRLEATIKMASIEQEPDTVSSSSGKPMTKLQRHPSDSERHEKKIPPPLTPPVKQPSVSNILARTGSSGSSSSSPGRQSSQSSLFENFASHAKELVRETTRQSSQEGLLAHVDKHALDEDLDDKMRHTFEKFTLHAKKAAGEASKQALEVSKQAAGVSKNTLEDLTYVGKSTLGDLTKTAKEAATKKGIIKIEEHPGGGDPMAAVSMAPPKVPGSQLATQKQVQQSGGSGGGGGNNFFSSIGTDFNGLASSTSTMFSGMFGKKNQQKQAPVPHKPAASVGGSVKSKTGINFDPFPGRKGLVERTPLIKHSGPRQTQEELTRQQNQERSHSNAENQAFLKDVTNQVLAGEGVGWLKLNRFKKLMEDESYRTLVLSKLNKTLDKKIAPDDHIDDVCVTKPVWKGMLKCVQAIAGGLDVTFGNFGLGGMASVFQLMEVAHTHYWSKEIHEGSDMSSSLLSSHAASPMGSRENLRSPSSPNGSHSGLGSEWASPQESRKSSTAHPMPASGGAPPNRRLSSTDSQDGQSTTEMFKDMLSQKRSALKNMLTSFDSDAAGSTGALSVVSLGVVRLPSSCRSTVSDTEYENTTTSKDSKKSTGNLWSGKSTLSAGFRYTGGHLINTSSSPSPDSPRVYLFEGLLGKDRLNLWNQMQFWEDAFLDAVSQERDMIGMDQGPIEMMERYKSLSESERKRLEHDEDRLLSTMLYNLTAILVMLNVTKDEIRRKIRRLLGKSHIGLVYSQEVHNVVDQINNLNGNDIDLKPLGSRLLHRQSFTVHQGTDVNGPLRFMEVRDDGLVLRSVDGTIVERWWYERLVNMTYSPKTKLLCLWRRNGGQTQLHKYYTRKCKELYNCIKEAMERGGTPTNVPELGGEFPVQDMNTGEGGLLQVCLEGVGLLFSNSKFFVRLDHIRKCFTQKGGIFVLEEYNPKTRNLIQRKYQSSMASEIVLSFHRVTSVQFAYICHLNGSSTARYRGTVTAKEPSGSLELEQAAPRE